One part of the Nocardioides zeae genome encodes these proteins:
- a CDS encoding S1C family serine protease codes for MSDQRPPLPGLPGQPSHQPGHQPGQQPGPHRPSGPPPGAPYGGGPRPPQQPSPASYPPQPRRGGGALGAGVVVGALVLGVVGGIGGAAGYSALVDDDGIFSSSSGDGGSDGDTRIQADDLDTGSIDPLDLVSVNDISNAVLPAVVQINVPVTGGYSQGSGFVVSDDGEILTNHHVVEGGSAGEAIVITFDDGTLAEAEVVGSDPLLDVALLQLTDAPDDLTVASLGSSDETEVGQAVVAIGAPYGLQSTVTAGIVSALNRPFVLELPEGLVAYPAIQTDAAVNSGNSGGPLVNLRGEVVGINGAIELAQSEEGYDAGFIGISYAIPIDDVRHVVDQLREGEEPEHASLGAVAETAVVENIVDGAAVLTDLAPDGAAAQAGLEEGDMITEIGELHVNSARALVTSVLTFEPGEDVEVTYIDGDGNEETTTVTLGSDLDD; via the coding sequence ATGAGCGACCAGCGCCCGCCCCTCCCCGGCCTGCCCGGCCAACCCAGCCACCAGCCCGGCCACCAGCCCGGCCAGCAGCCCGGCCCGCACCGGCCGAGCGGGCCGCCCCCGGGGGCGCCGTACGGCGGGGGTCCGCGCCCGCCGCAGCAGCCGTCACCCGCGTCGTACCCCCCGCAGCCCCGTCGCGGAGGCGGTGCCCTCGGCGCCGGGGTGGTCGTCGGTGCGCTCGTGCTCGGGGTGGTCGGCGGCATCGGCGGCGCGGCGGGCTACTCGGCGCTCGTCGACGACGACGGGATCTTCTCCTCCAGCAGCGGGGACGGCGGCTCGGACGGCGACACCCGCATCCAGGCCGACGACCTCGACACCGGCAGCATCGACCCGCTCGACCTGGTGTCGGTCAACGACATCTCCAACGCCGTGCTGCCCGCGGTGGTGCAGATCAACGTGCCGGTGACGGGCGGCTACTCGCAGGGCTCCGGCTTCGTGGTCTCCGACGACGGCGAGATCCTCACCAACCACCACGTGGTCGAGGGCGGCTCGGCGGGCGAGGCCATCGTCATCACGTTCGACGACGGCACCCTCGCGGAGGCCGAGGTCGTGGGCAGCGACCCGCTGCTCGACGTGGCGCTGCTCCAGCTCACCGACGCGCCCGACGACCTCACGGTCGCCTCCCTCGGCTCGTCCGACGAGACCGAGGTGGGGCAGGCGGTGGTGGCGATCGGCGCGCCGTACGGCCTCCAGTCCACCGTCACCGCCGGCATCGTCAGCGCGCTCAACCGGCCCTTCGTGCTCGAGCTGCCGGAGGGCCTGGTCGCCTACCCGGCGATCCAGACCGACGCGGCGGTCAACTCCGGCAACTCCGGCGGCCCGCTCGTGAACCTGCGCGGCGAGGTCGTCGGGATCAACGGGGCGATCGAGCTGGCGCAGAGCGAGGAGGGGTACGACGCGGGCTTCATCGGCATCAGCTACGCCATCCCCATCGACGACGTGCGCCACGTCGTCGACCAGCTGCGCGAGGGCGAGGAGCCCGAGCACGCGAGCCTGGGCGCCGTCGCGGAGACCGCCGTCGTGGAGAACATCGTCGACGGGGCCGCCGTGCTCACCGACCTCGCTCCCGACGGCGCCGCGGCGCAGGCGGGGCTCGAGGAGGGTGACATGATCACCGAGATCGGCGAGCTGCACGTCAACAGCGCGCGGGCGCTCGTGACGTCCGTGCTCACGTTCGAACCGGGCGAGGACGTCGAGGTGACCTACATCGACGGCGACGGCAACGAGGAGACCACCACCGTGACCCTGGGCAGCGACCTGGATGACTGA
- a CDS encoding DUF3558 family protein — protein sequence MTDRTDRRTDRRGLRASAGIAGALVAVVALAGCGGDGDDGSSSVPTSSASSFPTDDVVEVGDPCEAVPGPEMGELLGLGEPLTATSAGAGNYRGCSYTDADDVVVINTTRYASEAPFDEVWDSLDLGDLAVQDVTVPGADAAGLIVAAEEGSLAMTAAVAHDGLVDLANFYVVAPYDEAATTAGITTLLERLAAQPAPAS from the coding sequence ATGACTGACCGCACCGACCGCCGCACCGACCGCCGCGGGCTGCGCGCCTCCGCCGGGATCGCCGGAGCGCTCGTCGCCGTCGTCGCCCTCGCCGGGTGCGGCGGCGACGGGGACGACGGGTCGTCGTCGGTCCCCACCTCGTCGGCCAGCAGCTTCCCCACCGACGACGTGGTCGAGGTCGGCGACCCCTGCGAGGCCGTGCCAGGCCCGGAGATGGGCGAGCTGCTCGGTCTCGGCGAACCGCTGACGGCCACGAGCGCGGGCGCGGGCAACTACCGCGGGTGCAGCTACACCGACGCCGACGACGTGGTCGTCATCAACACGACGCGCTACGCCTCCGAGGCGCCGTTCGACGAGGTGTGGGACTCCCTCGACCTCGGTGACCTCGCCGTGCAGGACGTGACGGTCCCGGGCGCCGACGCGGCGGGGCTCATCGTGGCCGCCGAGGAGGGCAGTCTCGCCATGACCGCCGCGGTCGCCCACGACGGCCTCGTCGACCTGGCGAACTTCTACGTGGTGGCGCCCTACGACGAGGCGGCGACCACCGCCGGCATCACGACCCTGCTGGAGCGGCTGGCGGCCCAGCCGGCGCCGGCGTCGTAG
- a CDS encoding anthranilate synthase component I family protein, whose translation MTTPAPGVTDADVAALAAAYPRCVLLDGSAGRPWSGDRSVVAGLDEDDVSLTWDATAGEVRRWTGRPGAWRGVVVGDDVFTVLEREVAAAPGARWFGWLGYGARSDLPARRDAADAPDAVWMRPSRLRHVGGLGGTFPGRPGNVSHSASNLMVKATLSPVDRGKLQPPAWYRTAFTQVQEALHAGESYEVNLTHRAEAATTAAPAEVYAALRAATPAPYAAFLQHDVTGTSDAARARGWLLAASPERYARIGPTDVGRARRIETKPMKGTAPRGATPAEDAALRDALTTDEKVRAENLMIVDLLRNDVSSVSRPGTVTVPELMVTETYAAVHQLVSTIVGELRPEVTTVEAVRALFPAGSMTGAPKHRTMQVIEAVESSARGVYAGAFGWLDGDGADLGVVIRSLASRDGRTWRAGTGGGITVRSTVEDEWAEAGWKLERVLAAVAGAGPATTPAPAGPPAAPAGS comes from the coding sequence GTGACGACCCCCGCGCCCGGCGTGACCGACGCCGACGTCGCGGCCCTCGCCGCGGCGTACCCCCGCTGCGTCCTCCTCGACGGCTCCGCCGGCCGCCCCTGGTCGGGTGACCGCAGCGTGGTGGCGGGCCTCGACGAGGACGACGTGTCGCTGACGTGGGACGCGACGGCCGGCGAGGTACGTCGCTGGACCGGCCGCCCCGGCGCCTGGCGCGGCGTCGTGGTCGGCGACGACGTGTTCACGGTGCTCGAGCGCGAGGTGGCCGCCGCTCCGGGGGCGCGGTGGTTCGGGTGGCTGGGCTACGGCGCGCGGAGCGACCTGCCCGCCCGGCGCGACGCCGCCGACGCGCCCGACGCCGTCTGGATGCGGCCCTCGCGCCTGCGGCACGTCGGTGGACTTGGTGGCACTTTCCCCGGTCGGCCGGGGAACGTGTCACATAGCGCATCAAATTTGATGGTCAAAGCGACACTTTCCCCGGTCGACCGGGGAAAGTTGCAGCCCCCCGCCTGGTACCGCACCGCGTTCACCCAGGTGCAGGAGGCGCTGCACGCGGGGGAGTCCTACGAGGTCAACCTCACCCACCGCGCCGAGGCCGCGACGACCGCCGCCCCCGCGGAGGTGTACGCCGCGCTCCGGGCCGCGACGCCCGCGCCGTACGCCGCCTTCCTGCAGCACGACGTCACCGGCACGTCCGACGCGGCGCGCGCCCGCGGCTGGCTGCTCGCGGCGTCCCCGGAGCGCTACGCCCGCATCGGCCCCACGGACGTCGGCCGCGCGCGGCGCATCGAGACCAAGCCCATGAAGGGCACGGCTCCGCGCGGCGCGACCCCGGCGGAGGACGCGGCGCTGCGCGACGCCCTCACCACCGACGAGAAGGTCCGCGCCGAGAACCTCATGATCGTCGACCTCCTCCGCAACGACGTCAGCAGCGTGAGCCGCCCCGGCACCGTGACGGTCCCGGAGCTGATGGTCACGGAGACGTACGCCGCGGTCCACCAGCTCGTCTCCACGATCGTCGGCGAGCTGCGCCCCGAGGTCACGACGGTCGAGGCCGTGCGGGCGCTGTTCCCCGCGGGGTCGATGACGGGGGCGCCGAAGCACCGCACCATGCAGGTCATCGAGGCCGTCGAGTCGAGCGCCCGGGGCGTGTACGCCGGCGCGTTCGGCTGGCTCGACGGCGACGGCGCCGACCTGGGCGTCGTGATCCGCAGCCTCGCGAGCCGCGACGGGCGGACCTGGCGCGCCGGCACGGGCGGCGGCATCACCGTCCGCTCGACCGTCGAGGACGAGTGGGCCGAGGCGGGCTGGAAGCTGGAGCGGGTGCTCGCCGCCGTGGCCGGCGCGGGACCGGCTACGACGCCGGCGCCGGCTGGGCCGCCAGCCGCTCCAGCAGGGTCGTGA
- a CDS encoding anthranilate synthase component II: MGRTGGLVDVVVVDHRDSSTHNLAHLVASVTGVLPTVVQHDATTADEVLAHDVVVLSPGPGHPERPTDFSVGREVLRAATRPVLGVCLGLQGLVTTYGGRVDRLHPAHGDVARVRHDGRGVFAGLPQDFRVVRYHSLGAVAVPDVLEVSATCTGADGQEVVLGVRHRTLPLEAVQFHPESVLSEHGADLVARFLEQAR, from the coding sequence ATGGGCCGGACGGGCGGGCTGGTCGACGTCGTCGTCGTCGACCACCGCGACTCCTCGACCCACAACCTCGCCCACCTCGTCGCGTCGGTGACGGGCGTGCTGCCGACCGTGGTGCAGCACGACGCGACGACGGCCGACGAGGTGCTCGCCCACGACGTCGTGGTGCTCTCGCCCGGCCCCGGCCATCCCGAGCGGCCGACGGACTTCTCGGTCGGGCGGGAGGTGCTCCGGGCCGCCACCCGCCCCGTGCTCGGCGTCTGCCTCGGGCTGCAGGGGCTCGTGACGACGTACGGCGGCCGCGTCGACCGCCTCCACCCCGCCCACGGCGACGTCGCACGGGTGCGGCACGACGGGCGCGGCGTGTTCGCGGGCCTGCCGCAGGACTTCCGCGTGGTCCGCTACCACTCGCTGGGCGCCGTCGCCGTGCCCGACGTGCTCGAGGTGAGCGCGACCTGCACGGGCGCCGACGGGCAGGAGGTCGTGCTCGGCGTGCGGCACCGGACCCTCCCGCTCGAGGCCGTGCAGTTCCACCCCGAGTCGGTGCTGAGCGAGCACGGCGCCGACCTCGTGGCGCGCTTCCTGGAGCAGGCCCGGTGA
- a CDS encoding anthranilate synthase family protein, translating into MTTTPAARPNAEDALAALQGHEAWAIIRRSTRAGDRDTVGLVGGTRSEVDSILDIPLETGAPAPGRQCDRLVAVPFRQLAERGFAAHDDGTPLVVVDVDTEWEFSVAEMLEALPDGEVDFVDRGGFDVEDEDYAKVVRQIIDEEIGRGEGANLVVARQYRAVVADWTAERALQVYRRLLARERGAYWTFLFFTGDRYLVGASPERHVSVHGGHVRMNPISGTFRLPREADEASLKRDLLSFLADEKEIYELFMVVDEELKMMCDVCHEGGQVLGPFLKPMSHLVHTEYLLAGRTDRDVREVLRDTMYAATVTGSPVENAARLIAEYEPGGREYYAGALAIFGRDPDGTPVLDSPIVIRTADVKPDGRLTVTAGATLVRDSDPAYEVAETHAKAGGILSAFGLVPARPASEVDVAELVNDEDVLLALASRNRRLSGFWLTDQGDEEPDPDLAGKSVVILDGEDDFVNMLRHVLGVLGMTSTVVRHEAYAPRALDGHDLVIVGPGPGDPRDDADPKMGQLRAAVAELMAAERPFLAVCLGHQALCHHLGVPLAFKDIVFQGTQSPVRIDGHVERVGFYNTFVGRVDGVDARGRATLGDGVHVEADPATGDVHLVAGPHYRGIQFHAESILTQNGFALIHRLVRDLLVEA; encoded by the coding sequence ATGACCACCACCCCCGCCGCCCGCCCGAACGCCGAGGACGCCCTCGCTGCGCTCCAGGGGCACGAGGCGTGGGCGATCATCCGGCGCTCGACCCGCGCGGGCGATCGCGACACGGTGGGGCTCGTCGGCGGCACGCGGTCCGAGGTCGACTCGATCCTCGACATCCCGCTCGAGACCGGCGCGCCCGCGCCGGGCCGGCAGTGCGACCGGCTCGTCGCCGTCCCGTTCCGGCAGCTCGCGGAGCGCGGCTTCGCGGCCCACGACGACGGCACCCCGCTCGTGGTCGTCGACGTCGACACGGAGTGGGAGTTCAGCGTCGCGGAGATGCTCGAGGCGCTGCCCGACGGCGAGGTCGACTTCGTCGACCGGGGCGGGTTCGACGTCGAGGACGAGGACTACGCGAAGGTCGTCCGGCAGATCATCGACGAGGAGATCGGCCGCGGCGAGGGCGCGAACCTGGTGGTGGCGCGGCAGTACCGCGCGGTCGTCGCCGACTGGACCGCCGAGCGCGCGCTCCAGGTCTACCGGCGGCTGCTGGCCCGCGAGCGCGGCGCCTACTGGACCTTCCTCTTCTTCACCGGCGACCGCTACCTCGTCGGCGCGAGCCCGGAGCGGCACGTCAGCGTGCACGGCGGCCACGTGCGGATGAACCCCATCTCCGGCACGTTCCGGCTGCCCCGCGAGGCCGACGAGGCCTCGCTCAAGCGCGACCTCCTCTCCTTCCTCGCCGACGAGAAGGAGATCTACGAGCTCTTCATGGTCGTCGACGAGGAGCTCAAGATGATGTGCGACGTCTGCCACGAGGGCGGGCAGGTGCTCGGGCCGTTCCTCAAGCCGATGTCCCACCTCGTGCACACGGAGTACCTCCTCGCCGGCCGCACCGACCGCGACGTGCGGGAGGTGCTCCGGGACACCATGTACGCCGCGACCGTCACCGGCAGCCCCGTCGAGAACGCCGCCCGGTTGATCGCCGAGTACGAGCCCGGCGGGCGGGAGTACTACGCGGGCGCCCTCGCCATCTTCGGCCGCGACCCCGACGGCACCCCCGTGCTCGACAGCCCCATCGTCATCCGCACGGCCGACGTGAAGCCCGACGGGCGGCTCACGGTCACGGCCGGCGCGACGCTCGTGCGGGACTCGGACCCGGCGTACGAGGTCGCCGAGACCCACGCCAAGGCGGGCGGCATCCTCTCGGCCTTCGGGCTGGTGCCCGCGCGTCCCGCGAGCGAGGTCGACGTGGCGGAGCTGGTCAACGACGAGGACGTGCTGCTCGCGCTGGCGTCGCGGAACCGGCGGCTGTCCGGCTTCTGGCTGACCGACCAGGGCGACGAGGAGCCCGACCCGGACCTGGCCGGGAAGAGCGTCGTCATCCTCGACGGCGAGGACGACTTCGTGAACATGCTGCGCCACGTGCTCGGGGTGCTCGGCATGACGAGCACCGTCGTGCGGCACGAGGCCTACGCGCCCCGCGCGCTCGACGGCCACGACCTCGTGATCGTCGGCCCCGGGCCGGGCGACCCCCGGGACGACGCCGACCCGAAGATGGGCCAGCTCCGGGCGGCCGTCGCCGAGCTGATGGCGGCCGAGCGGCCGTTCCTCGCGGTCTGCCTCGGCCACCAGGCGCTCTGCCACCACCTGGGCGTGCCGCTGGCGTTCAAGGACATCGTCTTCCAGGGCACGCAGTCGCCGGTGCGGATCGACGGGCACGTCGAGCGGGTCGGCTTCTACAACACGTTCGTGGGTCGGGTCGACGGCGTCGACGCGCGCGGCCGGGCGACGCTCGGTGACGGCGTGCACGTCGAGGCGGACCCGGCGACGGGCGACGTGCACCTGGTGGCGGGCCCGCACTACCGCGGCATCCAGTTCCACGCCGAGTCGATCCTCACGCAGAACGGCTTCGCGCTGATCCACCGCCTGGTCCGGGACCTGCTCGTCGAGGCGTGA
- a CDS encoding YeeE/YedE family protein, translated as MPDPVVVRGGVVDAPAAPVAARHEPTRPTRADLVRTGVALLLLATLLGAAYVVHGLEVAPGGSVAADAAVLLLVGAALGIAFERGRFCFFCISRDFAERRDADGLRSILTALAVGAIGYAAVLSLFVPDPTAGRLPPEAHIGPVTPVLALGGFVFGIGMVLSHGCIAGHLYRITQGAVRSGVALVGTLVGFGLGFWTWNRLYLGLIGNRAPETWLPTSLGYGGALLATLAVLALVAALLGRWPSRSTTPPRVTGVVGTWRRLVVDRWPPLLTGVVVGLVGVASYLLVGPLGVAAQLGSVTRSVLDAEGALPETLHGLDAFAGCATVVAGAVIDNGWLVIGLVVGAFAAALAGGRVRLERVGATGAVAALVGGVLLGWGAMTALGCTVGVLLSGTQAFALSGWVFAAAFVLGAALAFRFRLQDL; from the coding sequence TTGCCTGACCCCGTCGTGGTCCGCGGGGGCGTCGTCGACGCCCCCGCGGCACCGGTCGCCGCCCGGCACGAGCCGACCCGACCGACCCGGGCGGACCTTGTGCGGACCGGTGTCGCGCTCCTCCTCCTCGCGACGCTGCTGGGCGCGGCGTACGTCGTGCACGGGCTCGAGGTGGCGCCCGGCGGCAGCGTCGCCGCCGACGCGGCGGTCCTGCTGCTCGTGGGCGCTGCCCTGGGCATCGCGTTCGAGCGCGGCAGGTTCTGCTTCTTCTGCATCTCGCGCGACTTCGCCGAGCGCCGGGACGCCGACGGGCTGCGCTCGATCCTCACCGCGCTGGCGGTCGGCGCGATCGGGTACGCCGCCGTGCTGAGCCTCTTCGTCCCGGACCCCACCGCGGGGCGGCTGCCGCCCGAGGCGCACATCGGCCCCGTCACCCCGGTGCTGGCGCTCGGGGGCTTCGTCTTCGGCATCGGCATGGTGCTCTCGCACGGCTGCATCGCCGGCCACCTCTACCGCATCACGCAGGGCGCCGTGCGCTCCGGAGTGGCCCTCGTCGGCACCCTCGTCGGCTTCGGGCTCGGCTTCTGGACCTGGAACCGGCTCTACCTCGGCCTGATCGGCAACCGTGCGCCGGAGACGTGGTTGCCGACGTCCCTCGGGTACGGCGGAGCGCTGCTCGCCACCCTCGCCGTGCTCGCGCTGGTGGCAGCGCTGCTCGGACGGTGGCCCAGCCGGTCGACGACGCCACCGCGCGTGACCGGTGTCGTCGGCACCTGGAGGCGGCTCGTCGTGGACCGCTGGCCCCCGCTCCTCACGGGCGTCGTCGTCGGGCTCGTCGGCGTCGCGTCGTACCTGCTCGTCGGTCCGCTGGGTGTCGCCGCCCAGCTCGGGAGCGTGACGCGGTCCGTGCTGGATGCGGAAGGCGCGCTCCCGGAGACGCTGCACGGCCTCGACGCCTTCGCGGGGTGCGCGACCGTGGTCGCCGGGGCGGTCATCGACAACGGGTGGCTGGTGATCGGCCTGGTCGTCGGTGCCTTCGCCGCGGCGCTCGCCGGCGGCCGGGTGCGGCTCGAGCGGGTGGGCGCGACGGGCGCGGTCGCCGCCCTGGTCGGCGGTGTGCTCCTGGGCTGGGGCGCGATGACCGCGCTGGGCTGCACGGTCGGGGTGCTGCTCTCCGGCACGCAGGCGTTCGCGCTGTCGGGCTGGGTGTTCGCGGCGGCGTTCGTGCTGGGCGCGGCGCTGGCCTTCCGGTTTCGCCTGCAGGACCTCTGA
- a CDS encoding sulfurtransferase, whose protein sequence is MSDDTPEKTNPHAPHGPPRAGATRRLLVLGGVVAAVVALVVGLLQLGGSDDATTAADAGGSGASDAGGGSGAVVEDNAAEKLVDADWLEANLDDPSVVLIEVSTDEGLYERGHIPGAVNFPWTTSFVDTVSRDVVSRETFGELTAAAGVDEDSTVVLYGDDNNWFAAWGAWVFNLYGHDNVKLLDGGRTKWDADGRAYDVAVPAAAAGSWQPAEADGELRALFPEVLEVAQASADGDDPGAVLVDIRGAAEFNGEIFAPEGFQETAIRAGHIPGAVNVAWRETVNEDGTFKSADELRAIYAAHGIDGSEPVITYCRIGERASHSWFVLSEILGYDVSLYDGSWTEYGNAVGVPVVNNAGTVWGVA, encoded by the coding sequence ATGTCCGACGACACCCCCGAGAAGACCAACCCGCACGCACCCCACGGCCCGCCCCGCGCCGGTGCCACCCGCCGCCTGCTCGTGCTGGGGGGAGTGGTCGCGGCCGTCGTCGCGCTCGTCGTCGGCCTGCTCCAGCTCGGCGGCTCCGACGACGCCACGACCGCAGCTGACGCGGGGGGCTCTGGGGCCTCCGACGCCGGCGGCGGCAGCGGTGCCGTCGTGGAGGACAACGCGGCCGAGAAGCTGGTCGACGCCGACTGGTTGGAGGCGAACCTCGACGACCCGTCCGTCGTCCTCATCGAGGTCAGCACCGACGAGGGTCTCTACGAGCGAGGCCACATCCCCGGGGCCGTGAACTTCCCGTGGACCACCTCGTTCGTCGACACCGTGTCGCGTGACGTCGTCTCCCGCGAGACGTTCGGCGAGCTGACGGCGGCCGCGGGGGTGGACGAGGACAGCACTGTCGTGCTCTACGGCGACGACAACAACTGGTTCGCCGCCTGGGGCGCCTGGGTGTTCAACCTGTACGGCCACGACAACGTGAAGCTCCTCGACGGCGGCCGCACGAAGTGGGACGCCGACGGCAGGGCCTACGACGTCGCCGTGCCCGCGGCGGCCGCGGGCTCGTGGCAGCCGGCCGAGGCCGATGGCGAGCTCCGCGCGCTCTTCCCCGAGGTGCTCGAGGTCGCCCAGGCCTCCGCCGACGGTGACGACCCGGGCGCCGTGCTCGTCGACATCCGTGGCGCTGCCGAGTTCAACGGCGAGATCTTCGCCCCCGAGGGCTTCCAGGAGACCGCCATCCGCGCCGGTCACATCCCGGGCGCGGTCAACGTGGCGTGGCGCGAGACCGTCAACGAGGACGGCACGTTCAAGTCCGCTGACGAGCTCCGCGCGATCTACGCCGCGCACGGCATCGACGGCTCCGAGCCGGTCATCACGTACTGCCGCATCGGCGAGCGCGCCAGCCACAGCTGGTTCGTGCTCTCGGAGATCCTCGGCTACGACGTCAGCCTCTACGACGGCTCCTGGACCGAGTACGGCAACGCCGTCGGCGTCCCGGTCGTCAACAACGCCGGAACGGTCTGGGGCGTTGCCTGA
- a CDS encoding GNAT family N-acetyltransferase produces MPIDLPRIQLRGFRPDDLPALDVLLREVETVDQTDEHLDLADLEEEVADPLLDASRDWVVAVDGGTLVGCFRIIPRDPDGAELTAYGSGCVHPDRRGEGIGTRLAAAMLERAQERHRALAPAKPAQLKVSGLTDQADQADLLAAIGLVPHRWTLTLGVGPIPEQDVGDLPAGLRVRRYDAARDEEALRLVHNEVFRDHPGSSPWTPDEWRQWVTSSRSFRGDVSLLAVDAEGAIAGYVQVEEWDAVRQVTGLREAWIARVGTTREHRGRGLASVLLRHTLEVCRQDGFDRAALDVDSANPTGALGVYERAGMTLEKHWTTYRRPDPPATA; encoded by the coding sequence GTGCCCATCGACCTCCCCCGGATCCAGCTCCGCGGGTTCCGGCCCGACGACCTCCCCGCCCTCGACGTGCTGCTCCGGGAGGTCGAGACCGTCGACCAGACCGACGAGCACCTCGACCTGGCCGACCTCGAGGAGGAGGTCGCCGACCCGCTGCTCGACGCCTCCCGCGACTGGGTCGTGGCCGTCGACGGCGGCACCCTGGTGGGCTGCTTCCGGATCATCCCCCGGGACCCGGACGGGGCCGAGCTCACGGCGTACGGCTCCGGCTGCGTGCACCCCGACCGCCGCGGTGAGGGGATCGGCACCCGGCTGGCGGCCGCGATGCTCGAGCGCGCGCAGGAGCGGCACCGGGCGCTCGCGCCCGCGAAGCCCGCCCAGCTGAAGGTGAGCGGCCTGACCGACCAGGCCGACCAGGCGGACCTCCTGGCCGCGATCGGGTTGGTCCCCCACCGCTGGACGCTCACGCTCGGCGTGGGACCGATTCCCGAGCAGGACGTGGGGGACCTGCCCGCGGGCCTGCGGGTACGGCGCTACGACGCCGCCCGCGACGAGGAGGCCCTGCGGCTCGTCCACAACGAGGTCTTCCGCGACCACCCCGGCTCGTCCCCCTGGACGCCGGACGAGTGGCGGCAGTGGGTGACGAGCAGCCGGAGCTTCCGCGGCGACGTGAGCCTGCTGGCCGTCGACGCGGAGGGGGCGATCGCGGGCTACGTGCAGGTGGAGGAGTGGGACGCGGTCCGCCAGGTCACGGGCCTCCGGGAGGCCTGGATCGCCCGGGTGGGCACCACCCGGGAGCACCGGGGTCGCGGCCTCGCGTCGGTCCTGCTGCGCCACACCCTCGAGGTCTGCCGGCAGGACGGGTTCGACCGGGCGGCGCTCGACGTCGACTCCGCGAACCCGACGGGGGCCCTGGGGGTCTACGAGCGGGCCGGGATGACGCTCGAGAAGCACTGGACGACCTACCGGCGCCCCGATCCGCCCGCGACCGCGTGA
- a CDS encoding glycosyltransferase family protein has translation MTDAPGAGLRVLVCTVVHHPGDARIAHREMGALLDAGFAVTYLAPFGGFGVDPRPGVDCVDVRRSYGRRRLGALLDARRKIRALAPAHDLVLLHDPELLLVAGAAGATPVVWDVHEDVPATVQIRTWIPTWLRVPLAGFLTWLLGRAEKRHHLLLAEHGYRRLFHGAHPVVPNSTAVPDDVPGPDPDGPARVVYLGSLTRDRGAGEIVALAEGLRARGRDDVRVEVVGTAHGETGAALQAAHDAGDLVWHGFVPNDRALPLIHGAVAGLALLHDELNHRVSLPTKNMEYLAHGVPVVATPLPEVESFVAASGGGVVVPFGHAPVDEVLALADDRDRARSLAEQGHAYVAAHHNWTRDRRTFVEHVARWAREGRAARG, from the coding sequence GTGACCGACGCTCCCGGCGCCGGCCTCCGCGTGCTCGTCTGCACCGTGGTGCACCACCCGGGCGACGCGCGCATCGCCCACCGCGAGATGGGCGCGCTGCTCGACGCGGGGTTCGCGGTGACCTACCTGGCGCCGTTCGGCGGCTTCGGCGTGGACCCCCGGCCCGGGGTCGACTGCGTGGACGTCCGGCGGTCCTACGGTCGGCGGCGCCTGGGTGCGCTCCTCGACGCGCGGCGCAAGATCCGCGCGCTGGCGCCCGCGCACGACCTCGTGCTGCTCCACGACCCCGAGCTGCTGCTCGTCGCCGGCGCCGCGGGGGCGACGCCCGTGGTCTGGGACGTGCACGAGGACGTGCCGGCCACCGTGCAGATCCGCACGTGGATCCCGACGTGGCTGCGGGTCCCGCTCGCGGGGTTCCTGACCTGGCTGCTCGGTCGCGCCGAGAAGCGCCACCACCTGCTGCTGGCCGAGCACGGCTACCGCAGGCTGTTCCACGGCGCGCACCCCGTCGTCCCCAACTCGACGGCCGTGCCCGACGACGTGCCCGGTCCCGACCCCGACGGCCCCGCTCGCGTCGTCTACCTCGGCTCGCTCACCCGCGACCGCGGCGCCGGGGAGATCGTCGCCCTCGCCGAGGGCCTCCGGGCGCGCGGGCGTGACGACGTGCGCGTCGAGGTCGTCGGTACGGCGCACGGCGAGACCGGCGCCGCCCTCCAGGCCGCCCACGACGCGGGTGACCTGGTGTGGCACGGCTTCGTCCCCAACGACCGGGCGCTCCCGCTCATCCACGGCGCGGTGGCGGGCCTGGCCCTGCTGCACGACGAGCTCAACCACCGGGTGTCGCTGCCGACGAAGAACATGGAGTACCTCGCCCACGGCGTGCCCGTCGTCGCCACCCCGCTGCCCGAGGTGGAGTCGTTCGTGGCCGCGTCGGGCGGGGGCGTCGTCGTGCCGTTCGGCCACGCGCCGGTCGACGAGGTGCTCGCCCTGGCCGACGACCGCGACCGCGCGCGCTCGCTGGCCGAGCAGGGGCACGCGTACGTCGCGGCCCACCACAACTGGACCCGCGACCGCCGCACGTTCGTCGAGCACGTCGCGCGCTGGGCGCGCGAGGGGCGGGCGGCGCGGGGCTGA